A window of the Salarias fasciatus chromosome 7, fSalaFa1.1, whole genome shotgun sequence genome harbors these coding sequences:
- the LOC115391619 gene encoding protein AMBP yields the protein MGEGTKFHYAVYYDPSTDQCSPFHYKGEKGNANRFEHERECIRNCSDNAENIYPMEDAKACTLKKMVGGCDGSFLRYYYDPIHDKCKKFLYSGCLGNGNRFFDSGSCNNTCVGIHEDGDEEEEYEPDTPIAIICIVLIVLVVAGIITTVVILAVRSKKKKPKKPKKSKGKKRKDGQADTPLQDKEIEMA from the exons ATGGGCGAAGGCACAAAGTTCCACTATGCTGTTTACTACGACCCCTCAACAGACCAGTGCAGCCCTTTCCATTACAAGGGCGAGAAGGGCAACGCCAACCGTTTTGAACACGAAAGAGAGTGCATCAGGAACTGTTCAGATAACGCCGAGAACATCTACCCAATGGAGG ACGCCAAAGCATGTACCCTCAAAAAGATGGTAGGAGGATGTGATGGCAGCTTTTTGAGATACTACTACGATCCGATACATGATAAATGCAAAAAGTTCTTGTACAGCGGATGTCTTGGAAACGGAAATCGATTTTTTGACTCCGGCAGCTGCAATAACACCTGTGTCGGCATTCACG AGGATggtgacgaggaggaggagtacgAGCCAGACACACCTATTG CAATCATCTGCATCGTCTTGATCGTATTAGTCGTGGCTGGAATTATCACAACGGTGGTTATCCTGGCCGTTCGCTCAAA GAAAAAGAAGCCAAAGAAGCCAAAGAAGTCTAAAGGAAAGAAACGTAAAGATGGCCAGGCTGACACACCTCTTCAGGACAAAGAGATTGAAATGGCATAG